The DNA segment TTCGGGTCATTCTCCCCTCCCGCTTGCGGTGGGTGCAGCGAGACGAGCACGAGCCATCGTGCCAGTCGCAGCGGGGTGGGCGCGCGCGGGCTCGGGCCCACCTACGCCCCTTCCCGCAGGCTGGAGCGGAGCAAGTGCTCTCCGGATACCGCGCAACCTTTCCATGGCCTTGGGGATGCTCGGCCCGCCGCAGTAGAACAGGCTCGGGTCGAAGCGGGCGGCGGTGAGGCCCGGAATGCGAGCCAGCAGCGGGTGGCGCTGGCCGCGATCCTCGCCTGCCACCAGAAGGACTTGAGGCGGATCGACGGCGATGCGTTCGAGCGGGAGGTAATCGCCCTGCGCCATCCCGCGCGCTTGCGGGTAGCTGGTGAAACCCGCGCGGGAGAGAAGATCGCTGACGAGCGTGCCGCGGCCCGGCACGATCCCGCCCGCCTGCCACAGCGCGGCTTCGATCCGGGGGCCGGGAACCGGTGCGGCGGCGGCCTCGATCCGCCGCACCAGCGCCTCGCCGCTCGCCGGGTTACCCGCGAGCGCGGCGAGGCTGCGAACCTGCGCGATGCTCTCGTCGATGGTCGCGGGCGCGCCGAAGTTCACTGTTCGCATCCCCAACCGCTCAAGAGCCGTCCGCGTCGCGGGGGCCATGAAGGCGGAACCGACAACGATATCGGGCGCGAGCGCCGCGACCTCCTCCGCTGTCCCGCCGGTGGCGCGGAAGCTGCGGGCGGCGGCGACATCCATCGAACTTTGCCGCGGATCGTGGCTGTAGTGCGAGATTGCCAGCAGCTGCGCCGGATCCGCCACCTCCGCCAGGATGGCATCGGTGCAGGGGTTGAGACTGACGATGGTGGGGCGTGCGGTTGACCGTTCATACGCAACCCGCGCAGTGCATCCGGAAAGCAGGAGCAAGACCAGCAGCCACCCTCCCCGCACCCCGGCGAACGCGGGGCCCCATGGTGCAAGATTGCCAATGGGTCCCCGCCTTCGCAGGGACGCGGGGACAGGCGGCAGCATCACCGCGCGACCTTCACATCCGTCCCCGCACCCCGGCGAAGACCCCTCGCCCCGGCGTGCCGTAGCCTGCGGCGGTGGTATAGTCCGCATCGAAGACATTCTCGACGCGACCGAACAGCTCTATCCCCTCGGCCACCTTGATCGTGGCGCGCAGGTCCACCAGTTCGTAGCCGCCGAGCCGGGCCGTGTTGCTCGCATCGTCGAAGCTCGGTCCGACGAAGCGCAGATCGGCGCCGAGCGTGAAACCGAAGGGCGACTCATAATCCGCGAACAGCGTCGCCACATGGCGCGGCCGGCGGGCGAGGTTCGCGCCGCTCGCCCGGTCCTCGGTATCGATGAAGGCATAGTGCCCGGCGAGGCGGAACCCTTCCGCGATCTCAGCCCCCCCCTCGACCTCGATCCCCTGCGCGCGGGCGCGGGCGATATTGTCATAGGTGCCGAAGGGACGCGCCCTGCACAGCGGCGCAGTGGAGCCGAAGCAGGACACAAAGCCGATCAAGTCCTCGCTGTCGCGGCGGAAGCCGGTGATCCCGAAATGCTTCCCTGCCCCGCGTCGTCCCAGCTCGAAGCCGAGATCATAGCTGGTGGCGCGCTCGGGCCTCAGGCGCTCGTTGCCGAAATCGCTGAACAGCTGGAATAGCGTCGGCGCCTTGAACCCCTCGCCAATGCTCGCCTTCACTCGCCAGCCATTGCCGAGGCCATAGCTGACATCGCCGCCGACGCTGACCTCGCTGCCGAACAGCTCGTGATCGTCGATCCGCGCGCCGAGATGCGCGGCGATGTCGCCCAGCACCCAGCCGGCCTGGAGATAGCCGCCGGTGATGTTGACGCTCTCGCGATTGTCGAAAGCGGTCT comes from the Qipengyuania sediminis genome and includes:
- a CDS encoding ABC transporter substrate-binding protein; the protein is MLLLSGCTARVAYERSTARPTIVSLNPCTDAILAEVADPAQLLAISHYSHDPRQSSMDVAAARSFRATGGTAEEVAALAPDIVVGSAFMAPATRTALERLGMRTVNFGAPATIDESIAQVRSLAALAGNPASGEALVRRIEAAAAPVPGPRIEAALWQAGGIVPGRGTLVSDLLSRAGFTSYPQARGMAQGDYLPLERIAVDPPQVLLVAGEDRGQRHPLLARIPGLTAARFDPSLFYCGGPSIPKAMERLRGIRRALAPLQPAGRGVGGPEPARAHPAATGTMARARLAAPTASGRGE